The Candidatus Dependentiae bacterium genome window below encodes:
- a CDS encoding ankyrin repeat domain-containing protein, with protein MIFLKKYAYKLLLCTMICSWVSLEALTVDEWLDTKAPLLSIGIDVNFVCDDGSTSLMAIACRGDVELLEASVKMGADVNAKTFDGWTALMFAALYNHTEAVKALIRLGAGMDSENKYRDTALTIALGKNYQDIVRLLLQSGSKTDYIPDSTIAEFDEKYVKNIL; from the coding sequence ATGATTTTCTTAAAAAAATATGCGTATAAACTATTGTTATGCACCATGATATGTTCATGGGTATCACTAGAAGCACTCACCGTTGATGAATGGCTTGATACTAAAGCGCCACTATTGTCGATTGGCATCGATGTGAATTTTGTGTGCGATGATGGATCAACGAGTTTGATGGCCATTGCGTGCAGGGGTGATGTAGAACTGCTTGAGGCTTCAGTAAAAATGGGAGCAGATGTTAATGCAAAAACATTTGATGGATGGACGGCTCTTATGTTTGCTGCGCTTTATAATCATACAGAAGCGGTCAAGGCATTAATTAGATTAGGCGCTGGTATGGATAGTGAAAACAAATATCGAGATACAGCTTTGACCATAGCCCTGGGTAAAAACTATCAAGATATCGTGCGACTATTATTGCAGTCAGGTTCTAAAACTGATTACATACCGGATAGCACGATTGCTGAATTTGATGAAAAATATGTAAAAAACATTCTGTAA